The stretch of DNA ATCGAGGATCGTTTGGCGAAAAGGACCCCTACCCACAGAATCGGGTTCGCGGCGGAAGTTCCGCTAGCGGATGGCCGAATAGGCCGATTTTGCGGGCGAACCTTGGCTTTGCCGCCGGTCACCTGTTAGTAGGTCGGCACCGAATCGTCGATTTCCTGGCTCCACTGGGTGATTCCGCCGGTCATGTTTTGGGCTTGAGCGAACCCGTTTTGCCGCAACCAGTGGGTCACTCGCAGGCTGCGACCGCCCAGATGACAATGGACCACCAGCGGCGTTTCGCGGTACGGCTCGAGCTCGGCAATCCGCTCTGGCAGCTCGTTCATCGGGATCAGAACGGCGCCTTCGATCTTCGCGAAGTCGTATTCGTTCTCCTGGCGGCAATCGAGCAGCAGAAATTTGTCGCCGGAATCGAGCAGATTTTTCACTTCGTGCACAGAAATTTCGATCGGTGCGTCGGACATCGGTCGATTAGCTCCTAAGTTTTTCGTCAAAATAGAGACTCTTCGATCGTAGCCGGATTGGCCAAGGGGCGTCCAGTCCCGGCCGCGGCTTGATAAAATCGTCACGTAATGAACGCACACTCGACCAACGCCGCCCGTGATTTCTCGAT from Blastopirellula retiformator encodes:
- a CDS encoding rhodanese-like domain-containing protein, with the protein product MSDAPIEISVHEVKNLLDSGDKFLLLDCRQENEYDFAKIEGAVLIPMNELPERIAELEPYRETPLVVHCHLGGRSLRVTHWLRQNGFAQAQNMTGGITQWSQEIDDSVPTY